A window from Drosophila nasuta strain 15112-1781.00 chromosome 3, ASM2355853v1, whole genome shotgun sequence encodes these proteins:
- the LOC132793779 gene encoding KAT8 regulatory NSL complex subunit 3 isoform X7 — translation MTSFIECFNDFVQKAGHIGQNAAHEDGGQHHPVNRTIQPPTPTPSESSSTISVPSEASMEHAYMRDAPRADTSSIGNGLAVARTILVRHAPQCPTCHTYPNHEDSSDSQHIAHVPPYDEIAAKEMMNECARIAKYVRNNNSDEQDWQARVNRIGWTYTQEALFNKVATILDQDQLARLANDKRQHEAVHRRVAVDKSSSRMRRALASVAWESRTTQWLHALLMEHLPPSYMASYLDIMQTLKSKLPTLTDKMLFSRPLNNSQELLAPVMKKRWEPEILAKSRHLSHNAIMVALPTMPTSGPVPDRMQNWYQALATITQIVQITLPNSNDRIGRQNLDQVAETIVSLTRVRIHELRTENPNRGIILIGFNAGAALALQVAMSESVACVICMGFAYNTLRGPRGAPDDRLLDIKAPILFVIGQNSARSSQEEMEGLRERMQSESSLVVVGSADDALRVPKSKRRIEGVTQAMVDSMVVDEVYEFISKTLNNPPGPRMPTSLLGSNSYQRTPKQQHILADGNVNKAQMTHSRKRKAQDGQEDNGVPTTKPKFVPHIGRPRTRPLPNVVLTGVKVNTTDKTTLNNEEMNLSIENMLEETLEYEDGQQSVAATNVPKTPQNVTKAAPTTVSLSSGTKIKMIPSSQFVQLKTLSSQSKLINYTISKNTNASSAAPTPTSIGSIVKTLPASSGQQIFTLKTPTGQTTQFVTAAAAPSSTTQQKYTVIKNSSGLAMLQLTKNVSAPQQNVVGNVDLSNIIDMPILFADNEGNIADQQQQQQLQPQPDQLLKTTSTGSPLILSHKIIKEATNPVKPTGVISTAKSSNIVINKGIQQLFTTQSGTVSGGTGNKVVYINRSTMKPMASTTSSTTPTRLPSGATALPIRIVSSPKAAVTAAGTPTTSSQVVLDAANVKTLNLQTIKTASGTAVINAATGGALRQTGGVVSLGNKTFPQFQVINSSVASTAIGSDGKPLRNIYLKSATGLKPVQMLANRSTTIPAIAPGGAAVRRVVSIGSVSKSPTVTVAAQQAKDSKIIKATPTTSSTTIRTPTQGKGLE, via the exons ATGACTTCATTCATCGAGTGCTTTAATGATTTTGTGCAAAAAGCTGGACACATCGGGCAGAATGCTGCCCATGAAGACGGTGGTCAACATCATCCAGTTAATAGAACTATCCAGCCCCCAACTCCTACGCCCAGTGAATCA TCCAGCACAATCTCCGTGCCCAGTGAGGCATCCATGGAACATGCTTACATGCGCGATGCTCCACGTGCGGACACCTCTTCCATAGGCAATGGATTAGCTGTGGCTCGCACTATTCTTGTGAGGCATGCGCCGCAATGTCCCACGTGCCACACGTATCCCAATCATGAGGACTCTAGCGATTCACAACATATTGCGCATGTACCGCCATACGATGAAATTGCGGCGAAGGAGATGATGAACGAGTGTGCACGCATTGCCAAATATGTGAGAAACAATAATTCTGACGAACAGGATTGGCAAGCACGTGTAAATCG TATTGGCTGGACGTATACGCAAGAGGCACTGTTCAATAAGGTGGCCACAATACTAGACCAGGATCAGTTGGCGCGGCTTGCCAATGATAAGCGTCAACATGAGGCAGTGCATCGTCGTGTGGCCGTCGACAAATCCAGTTCTAGAATGCGGCGTGCTTTGGCAAGTGTTGCATGGGAGTCACGTACCACACAGTGGTTGCACGCTCTACTCATGGAGCATCTGCCGCCCTCGTATATGGCATCGTATTTGGATATTATGCAAACGCTGAAGAGCAAGCTGCCCACGTTGACGGacaaaatgttatttagtCGACCACTTAACAATAGCCAAGAGTTGCTGGCGCCTGTAATGAAGAAGCGCTGGGAACCGGAGATATTGGCCAAGTCGCGGCATTTATCGCATAATGCCATTATGGTGGCACTGCCAACGATGCCCACCAGCGGCCCAGTGCCAGATCGCATGCAAAATTGGTACCAGGCCTTAGCAACCATCACACAAATTGTGCAGATTACGTTGCCCAATTCAA ACGACCGCATTGGTCGCCAGAATCTGGATCAGGTGGCTGAGACTATTGTGTCCCTGACACGTGTTCGCATCCACGAACTACGCACTGAGAATCCCAATCGCGGCATTATTCTGATTGGCTTCAATGCAGGCGCAGCGTTGGCACTGCAAGTGGCCATGTCAGAGAGCGTGGCGTGTGTCATTTGTATGGGTTTTGCTTACAACACATTGCGTGGACCAAGAGGAGCACCTGACGACCGTCTGCTGGACATAAAGGCGCCGATTCTCTTTGTGATTGGTCAGAACTCGGCACGCAGCAGTCAAGAGGAAATGGAGGGACTGCGCGAGCGCATGCAGTCGGAGTCATCACTGGTGGTCGTTGGCAGTGCCGATGACGCGTTGCGTGTGCCCAAGAGCAAGAGACGGATCGAAGGTGTCACCCAGGCCATGGTGGACTCCATGGTGGTG GACGAAGTATACGAGTTTATTAGCAAGACATTGAACAATCCTCCGGGTCCACGCATGCCTACCTCACTTTTGGGCAGTAATTCGTATCAGCGCACACCGAAACAACAGCATATTCTTGCCGATGGCAATGTAAACAAGGCGCAGATGACACATTCGCGCAAGCGTAAGGCGCAAGACGGCCAGGAGGATAACGGCGTACCAACAACTAAACCCAAATTCGTGCCTCACA TTGGACGCCCTCGGACACGCCCGTTGCCCAACGTTGTTCTCACTGGCGTTAAAGTCAACACAACAGATAAAACTACGCTTAACAACGAGGAGATGAAtctttcaattgaaaatatgctaGAGGAAACGCTTGAATATGAAGATGGTCAGCAATcagttgctgccacaaatGTTCCAAAGACACCACAGAATGTGACCAAAGCGGCGCCTACAACTGTTTCTCTATCGTCAGGCACGAAGATCAAGATGATACCCTCGAGCCAATTTGTACAATTGAAAACACTGTCGTCGCAGAGTAAGCTAATCAATTACACCATTAGCAAAAACACCAACGCTTCCTCAGCAGCACCAACACCGACAAGTATTGGAAGCATTGTAAAAACATTGCCAGCCTCCAGTGGACAGCAAATCTTCACACTTAAGACGCCCACGGGACAAACAACACAGTTCGTAACTGCTGCCGCTGCACCATCATCGACGACGCAGCAAAAATATACAGTGATTAAAAATTCCAGTGGCTTAGCGATGTTGCAGCTCACGAAGAATGTGTCTGCGCCACAACAGAATGTAGTCGGCAATGTGGATCTCTCGAATATAATTGATATGCCGATTTTGTTTGCGGACAATGAAGGCAACATTGCcgatcagcaacagcagcagcagctgcaaccacAACCCGATCAGCTATTGAAAA CGACATCAACGGGCAGCCCGTTAATTCTGAGTCATAAGATCATCAAAGAAGCCACTAATCCAGTGAAGCCCACGGGCGTTATCAGCACCGCAAAGAGCAGCAATATTGTGATCAACAAGGGCATACAACAGCTATTTACCACACAAAGTGGCACTGTGAGCGGCGGCACTGGGAACAAGGTTGTCTACATCAATCGAAGCACCATGAAGCCAATGGCGTCAACGACATCATCAACAACTCCAACACGGCTGCCAAGTGGTGCCACAGCGTTGCCCATACGCATTGTGAGCAGTCCTAAGGCGGCTGTGACAGCGGCTGGAACGCCCACAACGAGCAGCCAAGTTGTGCTGGATGCAGCCAATGTCAAGACGCTGAACCTGCAAACAATCAAGACGGCATCTGGAACGGCAGTGATTAATGCCGCAACTGGTGGTGCACTGCGTCAGACAGGCGGTGTCGTTAGTCTGGGTAACAAAACGTTTCCACAGTTTCAGGTGATCAACAGCTCTGTGGCATCCACAGCGATTGGCAGTGATGGCAAGCCATTGCGCAACATTTACCTAAAATCTGCAACTGGTCTTAAACCTGTGCAAATGTTGGCTAATCGATCAACCACTATACCGGCTATAGCACCTGGTGGTGCGGCTGTTCGTCGTGTGGTTAGTATCGGCTCTGTGTCCAAGTCCCCTACTGTAACTGTTGCCGCACAGCAAGCTAAAGATTCAAAGATCATTAAGGCAACGCCGACGACGTCATCAACCACAATACGAACGCCAACACAGGGAAAGGGCTTGGAGTAA
- the LOC132793779 gene encoding KAT8 regulatory NSL complex subunit 3 isoform X6 has protein sequence MTSFIECFNDFVQKAGHIGQNAAHEDGGQHHPVNRTIQPPTPTPSESSSTISVPSEASMEHAYMRDAPRADTSSIGNGLAVARTILVRHAPQCPTCHTYPNHEDSSDSQHIAHVPPYDEIAAKEMMNECARIAKYVRNNNSDEQDWQARVNRIGWTYTQEALFNKVATILDQDQLARLANDKRQHEAVHRRVAVDKSSSRMRRALASVAWESRTTQWLHALLMEHLPPSYMASYLDIMQTLKSKLPTLTDKMLFSRPLNNSQELLAPVMKKRWEPEILAKSRHLSHNAIMVALPTMPTSGPVPDRMQNWYQALATITQIVQITLPNSNDRIGRQNLDQVAETIVSLTRVRIHELRTENPNRGIILIGFNAGAALALQVAMSESVACVICMGFAYNTLRGPRGAPDDRLLDIKAPILFVIGQNSARSSQEEMEGLRERMQSESSLVVVGSADDALRVPKSKRRIEGVTQAMVDSMVVDEVYEFISKTLNNPPGPRMPTSLLGSNSYQRTPKQQHILADGNVNKAQMTHSRKRKAQDGQEDNGVPTTKPKFVPHNVRVPKLPKPKPSRLIDPFAVKRKVGRPRTRPLPNVVLTGVKVNTTDKTTLNNEEMNLSIENMLEETLEYEDGQQSVAATNVPKTPQNVTKAAPTTVSLSSGTKIKMIPSSQFVQLKTLSSQSKLINYTISKNTNASSAAPTPTSIGSIVKTLPASSGQQIFTLKTPTGQTTQFVTAAAAPSSTTQQKYTVIKNSSGLAMLQLTKNVSAPQQNVVGNVDLSNIIDMPILFADNEGNIADQQQQQQLQPQPDQLLKTTSTGSPLILSHKIIKEATNPVKPTGVISTAKSSNIVINKGIQQLFTTQSGTVSGGTGNKVVYINRSTMKPMASTTSSTTPTRLPSGATALPIRIVSSPKAAVTAAGTPTTSSQVVLDAANVKTLNLQTIKTASGTAVINAATGGALRQTGGVVSLGNKTFPQFQVINSSVASTAIGSDGKPLRNIYLKSATGLKPVQMLANRSTTIPAIAPGGAAVRRVVSIGSVSKSPTVTVAAQQAKDSKIIKATPTTSSTTIRTPTQGKGLE, from the exons ATGACTTCATTCATCGAGTGCTTTAATGATTTTGTGCAAAAAGCTGGACACATCGGGCAGAATGCTGCCCATGAAGACGGTGGTCAACATCATCCAGTTAATAGAACTATCCAGCCCCCAACTCCTACGCCCAGTGAATCA TCCAGCACAATCTCCGTGCCCAGTGAGGCATCCATGGAACATGCTTACATGCGCGATGCTCCACGTGCGGACACCTCTTCCATAGGCAATGGATTAGCTGTGGCTCGCACTATTCTTGTGAGGCATGCGCCGCAATGTCCCACGTGCCACACGTATCCCAATCATGAGGACTCTAGCGATTCACAACATATTGCGCATGTACCGCCATACGATGAAATTGCGGCGAAGGAGATGATGAACGAGTGTGCACGCATTGCCAAATATGTGAGAAACAATAATTCTGACGAACAGGATTGGCAAGCACGTGTAAATCG TATTGGCTGGACGTATACGCAAGAGGCACTGTTCAATAAGGTGGCCACAATACTAGACCAGGATCAGTTGGCGCGGCTTGCCAATGATAAGCGTCAACATGAGGCAGTGCATCGTCGTGTGGCCGTCGACAAATCCAGTTCTAGAATGCGGCGTGCTTTGGCAAGTGTTGCATGGGAGTCACGTACCACACAGTGGTTGCACGCTCTACTCATGGAGCATCTGCCGCCCTCGTATATGGCATCGTATTTGGATATTATGCAAACGCTGAAGAGCAAGCTGCCCACGTTGACGGacaaaatgttatttagtCGACCACTTAACAATAGCCAAGAGTTGCTGGCGCCTGTAATGAAGAAGCGCTGGGAACCGGAGATATTGGCCAAGTCGCGGCATTTATCGCATAATGCCATTATGGTGGCACTGCCAACGATGCCCACCAGCGGCCCAGTGCCAGATCGCATGCAAAATTGGTACCAGGCCTTAGCAACCATCACACAAATTGTGCAGATTACGTTGCCCAATTCAA ACGACCGCATTGGTCGCCAGAATCTGGATCAGGTGGCTGAGACTATTGTGTCCCTGACACGTGTTCGCATCCACGAACTACGCACTGAGAATCCCAATCGCGGCATTATTCTGATTGGCTTCAATGCAGGCGCAGCGTTGGCACTGCAAGTGGCCATGTCAGAGAGCGTGGCGTGTGTCATTTGTATGGGTTTTGCTTACAACACATTGCGTGGACCAAGAGGAGCACCTGACGACCGTCTGCTGGACATAAAGGCGCCGATTCTCTTTGTGATTGGTCAGAACTCGGCACGCAGCAGTCAAGAGGAAATGGAGGGACTGCGCGAGCGCATGCAGTCGGAGTCATCACTGGTGGTCGTTGGCAGTGCCGATGACGCGTTGCGTGTGCCCAAGAGCAAGAGACGGATCGAAGGTGTCACCCAGGCCATGGTGGACTCCATGGTGGTG GACGAAGTATACGAGTTTATTAGCAAGACATTGAACAATCCTCCGGGTCCACGCATGCCTACCTCACTTTTGGGCAGTAATTCGTATCAGCGCACACCGAAACAACAGCATATTCTTGCCGATGGCAATGTAAACAAGGCGCAGATGACACATTCGCGCAAGCGTAAGGCGCAAGACGGCCAGGAGGATAACGGCGTACCAACAACTAAACCCAAATTCGTGCCTCACA ATGTGCGTGTGCCAAAGTTACCCAAACCAAAGCCATCGCGCCTCATCGATCCATTTGCAGTCAAGCGAAAGG TTGGACGCCCTCGGACACGCCCGTTGCCCAACGTTGTTCTCACTGGCGTTAAAGTCAACACAACAGATAAAACTACGCTTAACAACGAGGAGATGAAtctttcaattgaaaatatgctaGAGGAAACGCTTGAATATGAAGATGGTCAGCAATcagttgctgccacaaatGTTCCAAAGACACCACAGAATGTGACCAAAGCGGCGCCTACAACTGTTTCTCTATCGTCAGGCACGAAGATCAAGATGATACCCTCGAGCCAATTTGTACAATTGAAAACACTGTCGTCGCAGAGTAAGCTAATCAATTACACCATTAGCAAAAACACCAACGCTTCCTCAGCAGCACCAACACCGACAAGTATTGGAAGCATTGTAAAAACATTGCCAGCCTCCAGTGGACAGCAAATCTTCACACTTAAGACGCCCACGGGACAAACAACACAGTTCGTAACTGCTGCCGCTGCACCATCATCGACGACGCAGCAAAAATATACAGTGATTAAAAATTCCAGTGGCTTAGCGATGTTGCAGCTCACGAAGAATGTGTCTGCGCCACAACAGAATGTAGTCGGCAATGTGGATCTCTCGAATATAATTGATATGCCGATTTTGTTTGCGGACAATGAAGGCAACATTGCcgatcagcaacagcagcagcagctgcaaccacAACCCGATCAGCTATTGAAAA CGACATCAACGGGCAGCCCGTTAATTCTGAGTCATAAGATCATCAAAGAAGCCACTAATCCAGTGAAGCCCACGGGCGTTATCAGCACCGCAAAGAGCAGCAATATTGTGATCAACAAGGGCATACAACAGCTATTTACCACACAAAGTGGCACTGTGAGCGGCGGCACTGGGAACAAGGTTGTCTACATCAATCGAAGCACCATGAAGCCAATGGCGTCAACGACATCATCAACAACTCCAACACGGCTGCCAAGTGGTGCCACAGCGTTGCCCATACGCATTGTGAGCAGTCCTAAGGCGGCTGTGACAGCGGCTGGAACGCCCACAACGAGCAGCCAAGTTGTGCTGGATGCAGCCAATGTCAAGACGCTGAACCTGCAAACAATCAAGACGGCATCTGGAACGGCAGTGATTAATGCCGCAACTGGTGGTGCACTGCGTCAGACAGGCGGTGTCGTTAGTCTGGGTAACAAAACGTTTCCACAGTTTCAGGTGATCAACAGCTCTGTGGCATCCACAGCGATTGGCAGTGATGGCAAGCCATTGCGCAACATTTACCTAAAATCTGCAACTGGTCTTAAACCTGTGCAAATGTTGGCTAATCGATCAACCACTATACCGGCTATAGCACCTGGTGGTGCGGCTGTTCGTCGTGTGGTTAGTATCGGCTCTGTGTCCAAGTCCCCTACTGTAACTGTTGCCGCACAGCAAGCTAAAGATTCAAAGATCATTAAGGCAACGCCGACGACGTCATCAACCACAATACGAACGCCAACACAGGGAAAGGGCTTGGAGTAA
- the LOC132793779 gene encoding KAT8 regulatory NSL complex subunit 3 isoform X2, producing MIQMKQSKNAKNEIVVIEKKPKLLQSATTNSSSIITYSPSKFIARAGTQYTKLQPHTQPKANTNTHTNTNITRAAAPASTTAITTTTKMPGTSSNTTNTSFYVVKAGQLGSAASILSSPPKTASASGVATPLPITTESSSTISVPSEASMEHAYMRDAPRADTSSIGNGLAVARTILVRHAPQCPTCHTYPNHEDSSDSQHIAHVPPYDEIAAKEMMNECARIAKYVRNNNSDEQDWQARVNRIGWTYTQEALFNKVATILDQDQLARLANDKRQHEAVHRRVAVDKSSSRMRRALASVAWESRTTQWLHALLMEHLPPSYMASYLDIMQTLKSKLPTLTDKMLFSRPLNNSQELLAPVMKKRWEPEILAKSRHLSHNAIMVALPTMPTSGPVPDRMQNWYQALATITQIVQITLPNSNDRIGRQNLDQVAETIVSLTRVRIHELRTENPNRGIILIGFNAGAALALQVAMSESVACVICMGFAYNTLRGPRGAPDDRLLDIKAPILFVIGQNSARSSQEEMEGLRERMQSESSLVVVGSADDALRVPKSKRRIEGVTQAMVDSMVVDEVYEFISKTLNNPPGPRMPTSLLGSNSYQRTPKQQHILADGNVNKAQMTHSRKRKAQDGQEDNGVPTTKPKFVPHNVRVPKLPKPKPSRLIDPFAVKRKVGRPRTRPLPNVVLTGVKVNTTDKTTLNNEEMNLSIENMLEETLEYEDGQQSVAATNVPKTPQNVTKAAPTTVSLSSGTKIKMIPSSQFVQLKTLSSQTAPTPTSIGSIVKTLPASSGQQIFTLKTPTGQTTQFVTAAAAPSSTTQQKYTVIKNSSGLAMLQLTKNVSAPQQNVVGNVDLSNIIDMPILFADNEGNIADQQQQQQLQPQPDQLLKTTSTGSPLILSHKIIKEATNPVKPTGVISTAKSSNIVINKGIQQLFTTQSGTVSGGTGNKVVYINRSTMKPMASTTSSTTPTRLPSGATALPIRIVSSPKAAVTAAGTPTTSSQVVLDAANVKTLNLQTIKTASGTAVINAATGGALRQTGGVVSLGNKTFPQFQVINSSVASTAIGSDGKPLRNIYLKSATGLKPVQMLANRSTTIPAIAPGGAAVRRVVSIGSVSKSPTVTVAAQQAKDSKIIKATPTTSSTTIRTPTQGKGLE from the exons ATGATACAAATGAAACAAAGTAAAAAcgccaaaaatgaaattgtggTGATTGAGAAGAAACCAAAGTTGTTGCAGTCAGCCACAACAAACAGCTCGTCGATTATTACATATAGTCCGAGCAAATTTATTGCCAGGGCTGgcacacaatacacaaaactacaaccacacacacagccaaaggcaaacacaaacacacacacgaacacaaaCATAACTCGTGCGGCAGCTCCAGCATCAACAActgcaattacaacaacaacgaagatGCCAGGAACGTCttcaaatacaacaaacacatCATTCTATGTGGTCAAAGCCGGCCAATTGGGAAGCGCCGCGTCCATTTTGAGTTCGCCACCTAAAACCGCATCAGCGTCAGGAGTGGCGACACCGCTTCCGATTACAACAGAGAGt TCCAGCACAATCTCCGTGCCCAGTGAGGCATCCATGGAACATGCTTACATGCGCGATGCTCCACGTGCGGACACCTCTTCCATAGGCAATGGATTAGCTGTGGCTCGCACTATTCTTGTGAGGCATGCGCCGCAATGTCCCACGTGCCACACGTATCCCAATCATGAGGACTCTAGCGATTCACAACATATTGCGCATGTACCGCCATACGATGAAATTGCGGCGAAGGAGATGATGAACGAGTGTGCACGCATTGCCAAATATGTGAGAAACAATAATTCTGACGAACAGGATTGGCAAGCACGTGTAAATCG TATTGGCTGGACGTATACGCAAGAGGCACTGTTCAATAAGGTGGCCACAATACTAGACCAGGATCAGTTGGCGCGGCTTGCCAATGATAAGCGTCAACATGAGGCAGTGCATCGTCGTGTGGCCGTCGACAAATCCAGTTCTAGAATGCGGCGTGCTTTGGCAAGTGTTGCATGGGAGTCACGTACCACACAGTGGTTGCACGCTCTACTCATGGAGCATCTGCCGCCCTCGTATATGGCATCGTATTTGGATATTATGCAAACGCTGAAGAGCAAGCTGCCCACGTTGACGGacaaaatgttatttagtCGACCACTTAACAATAGCCAAGAGTTGCTGGCGCCTGTAATGAAGAAGCGCTGGGAACCGGAGATATTGGCCAAGTCGCGGCATTTATCGCATAATGCCATTATGGTGGCACTGCCAACGATGCCCACCAGCGGCCCAGTGCCAGATCGCATGCAAAATTGGTACCAGGCCTTAGCAACCATCACACAAATTGTGCAGATTACGTTGCCCAATTCAA ACGACCGCATTGGTCGCCAGAATCTGGATCAGGTGGCTGAGACTATTGTGTCCCTGACACGTGTTCGCATCCACGAACTACGCACTGAGAATCCCAATCGCGGCATTATTCTGATTGGCTTCAATGCAGGCGCAGCGTTGGCACTGCAAGTGGCCATGTCAGAGAGCGTGGCGTGTGTCATTTGTATGGGTTTTGCTTACAACACATTGCGTGGACCAAGAGGAGCACCTGACGACCGTCTGCTGGACATAAAGGCGCCGATTCTCTTTGTGATTGGTCAGAACTCGGCACGCAGCAGTCAAGAGGAAATGGAGGGACTGCGCGAGCGCATGCAGTCGGAGTCATCACTGGTGGTCGTTGGCAGTGCCGATGACGCGTTGCGTGTGCCCAAGAGCAAGAGACGGATCGAAGGTGTCACCCAGGCCATGGTGGACTCCATGGTGGTG GACGAAGTATACGAGTTTATTAGCAAGACATTGAACAATCCTCCGGGTCCACGCATGCCTACCTCACTTTTGGGCAGTAATTCGTATCAGCGCACACCGAAACAACAGCATATTCTTGCCGATGGCAATGTAAACAAGGCGCAGATGACACATTCGCGCAAGCGTAAGGCGCAAGACGGCCAGGAGGATAACGGCGTACCAACAACTAAACCCAAATTCGTGCCTCACA ATGTGCGTGTGCCAAAGTTACCCAAACCAAAGCCATCGCGCCTCATCGATCCATTTGCAGTCAAGCGAAAGG TTGGACGCCCTCGGACACGCCCGTTGCCCAACGTTGTTCTCACTGGCGTTAAAGTCAACACAACAGATAAAACTACGCTTAACAACGAGGAGATGAAtctttcaattgaaaatatgctaGAGGAAACGCTTGAATATGAAGATGGTCAGCAATcagttgctgccacaaatGTTCCAAAGACACCACAGAATGTGACCAAAGCGGCGCCTACAACTGTTTCTCTATCGTCAGGCACGAAGATCAAGATGATACCCTCGAGCCAATTTGTACAATTGAAAACACTGTCGTCGCAGA CAGCACCAACACCGACAAGTATTGGAAGCATTGTAAAAACATTGCCAGCCTCCAGTGGACAGCAAATCTTCACACTTAAGACGCCCACGGGACAAACAACACAGTTCGTAACTGCTGCCGCTGCACCATCATCGACGACGCAGCAAAAATATACAGTGATTAAAAATTCCAGTGGCTTAGCGATGTTGCAGCTCACGAAGAATGTGTCTGCGCCACAACAGAATGTAGTCGGCAATGTGGATCTCTCGAATATAATTGATATGCCGATTTTGTTTGCGGACAATGAAGGCAACATTGCcgatcagcaacagcagcagcagctgcaaccacAACCCGATCAGCTATTGAAAA CGACATCAACGGGCAGCCCGTTAATTCTGAGTCATAAGATCATCAAAGAAGCCACTAATCCAGTGAAGCCCACGGGCGTTATCAGCACCGCAAAGAGCAGCAATATTGTGATCAACAAGGGCATACAACAGCTATTTACCACACAAAGTGGCACTGTGAGCGGCGGCACTGGGAACAAGGTTGTCTACATCAATCGAAGCACCATGAAGCCAATGGCGTCAACGACATCATCAACAACTCCAACACGGCTGCCAAGTGGTGCCACAGCGTTGCCCATACGCATTGTGAGCAGTCCTAAGGCGGCTGTGACAGCGGCTGGAACGCCCACAACGAGCAGCCAAGTTGTGCTGGATGCAGCCAATGTCAAGACGCTGAACCTGCAAACAATCAAGACGGCATCTGGAACGGCAGTGATTAATGCCGCAACTGGTGGTGCACTGCGTCAGACAGGCGGTGTCGTTAGTCTGGGTAACAAAACGTTTCCACAGTTTCAGGTGATCAACAGCTCTGTGGCATCCACAGCGATTGGCAGTGATGGCAAGCCATTGCGCAACATTTACCTAAAATCTGCAACTGGTCTTAAACCTGTGCAAATGTTGGCTAATCGATCAACCACTATACCGGCTATAGCACCTGGTGGTGCGGCTGTTCGTCGTGTGGTTAGTATCGGCTCTGTGTCCAAGTCCCCTACTGTAACTGTTGCCGCACAGCAAGCTAAAGATTCAAAGATCATTAAGGCAACGCCGACGACGTCATCAACCACAATACGAACGCCAACACAGGGAAAGGGCTTGGAGTAA